The Miscanthus floridulus cultivar M001 chromosome 7, ASM1932011v1, whole genome shotgun sequence genome includes a region encoding these proteins:
- the LOC136467534 gene encoding protein Brevis radix-like 2 isoform X2 produces MLACIACSTKDGGDQDGGPGAATPHGRDASGKSLTSQLKDMVLKFSGSGRQYKAAASPSFRGNRFHRNSRLAAYPGVIDDSGFTSDGTAEGYSSYMRTTTTGATATRTMPAPPPWDAATKVARGFPQRIRSPSAIWIPSIGEEDEEEDDEVAVLEEDRVPREWTAQVEPGVQITFVSIPGGAGNDLKRIRFSRDMFNKWEAQRWWGENYDRVVELYNVQTFSRQQGISTPTSSIDDATQRDSLFYSRSGSTRESPVILPPTAAVGREQPIVRATSCRAMAAAASTARAACNPSSSAVPDPSDHVWAHHFNLLNSAPAPPAAPHLDPSRATTSSLDEASVSVSNASDLEATEWVEQDEPGVSITIREFGDGTRELRRVRFSREMFGEDRAKVWWEQNRDRIHAQYL; encoded by the exons ATGCTGGCGTGCATCGCCTGCTCGACCAAGGACGGCGGGGATCAGGACGGCGGCCCCGGCGCCGCCACGCCCCACGGAAGGGACGCTAGCGGCAAGTCCCTCACCTCCCAG CTCAAGgacatggtgctcaagttctccggCTCCGGCAGGCAGTACAAGGCCGCGGCGAGCCCGTCGTTCAGGGGCAACCGCTTCCACCGCAACAGCCGCCTTGCCGCGTACCCGGGTGTCATCGACGACTCGGGCTTCACGTCGGACGGGACCGCCGAGGGCTACAGTAGTTacatgaggacgacgacgacaggCGCGACAGCCACGAGAACCATGCCGGCCCCTCCGCCGTGGGACGCGGCCACCAAGGTCGCCCGTGGCTTCCCGCAGCGCATCAGGAGCCCGAGCGCGATCTGGATACCGAGCATcggggaggaggacgaggaggaggatgacgaggttGCCGTCCTGGAGGAGGACCGCGTGCCGCGGGAGTGGACGGCCCAGGTGGAGCCCGGCGTGCAGATCACCTTCGTCTCCATCCCGGGCGGCGCCGGCAACGACCTAAAGCGAATCCGCTTCAG CCGCGACATGTTCAACAAGTGGGAGGCGCAGCGGTGGTGGGGGGAGAACTACGACCGCGTGGTGGAGCTCTACAACGTGCAGACATTCAGCCGGCAGCAGGGCATCTCGACGCCGACGTCCTCCATCGACGACGCCACTCAG AGAGACTCGTTGTTCTACTCCCGCTCCGGCTCGACGAGGGAGAGCCCGGTGATCCTGCCGCCGACGGCAGCGGTGGGCAGGGAGCAGCCGATCGTCCGCGCCACTTCGTGcagggccatggcggcggcggcttccACGGCCCGAGCCGCGTGCAACCCGTCGTCCAGTGCCGTGCCGGACCCGTCGGACCACGTGTGGGCGCACCACTTCAACCTGCTCAACtccgcgccggcgccgccggctGCTCCGCACCTGGACCCGTCGCGCGCTACCACGTCGTCCCTGGACGAGGCGTCCGTGTCCGTGAGCAACGCGAGCGACCTGGAGGCCACGGAGTGGGTGGAGCAGGACGAGCCCGGCGTGTCGATCACCATCCGCGAGTTCGGCGACGGCACCCGCGAGCTCCGCCGCGTCCGCTTCAG CCGGGAGATGTTCGGCGAGGATAGGGCCAAGGTGTGGTGGGAGCAGAACAGAGACCGAATACACGCGCAGTACCTGTGA
- the LOC136467534 gene encoding protein Brevis radix-like 2 isoform X1, whose translation MSRRTYFSIPLPPAVDARTALALRRRQRGFIMLACIACSTKDGGDQDGGPGAATPHGRDASGKSLTSQLKDMVLKFSGSGRQYKAAASPSFRGNRFHRNSRLAAYPGVIDDSGFTSDGTAEGYSSYMRTTTTGATATRTMPAPPPWDAATKVARGFPQRIRSPSAIWIPSIGEEDEEEDDEVAVLEEDRVPREWTAQVEPGVQITFVSIPGGAGNDLKRIRFSRDMFNKWEAQRWWGENYDRVVELYNVQTFSRQQGISTPTSSIDDATQRDSLFYSRSGSTRESPVILPPTAAVGREQPIVRATSCRAMAAAASTARAACNPSSSAVPDPSDHVWAHHFNLLNSAPAPPAAPHLDPSRATTSSLDEASVSVSNASDLEATEWVEQDEPGVSITIREFGDGTRELRRVRFSREMFGEDRAKVWWEQNRDRIHAQYL comes from the exons ATGTCTAG GCGCACGTACTTTTCCATTCCACTTCCACCGGCGGTCGACGCGAGGACTGCTCTTGCCCTGCGGCGGCGGCAAAGGGGTTTCATAATGCTGGCGTGCATCGCCTGCTCGACCAAGGACGGCGGGGATCAGGACGGCGGCCCCGGCGCCGCCACGCCCCACGGAAGGGACGCTAGCGGCAAGTCCCTCACCTCCCAG CTCAAGgacatggtgctcaagttctccggCTCCGGCAGGCAGTACAAGGCCGCGGCGAGCCCGTCGTTCAGGGGCAACCGCTTCCACCGCAACAGCCGCCTTGCCGCGTACCCGGGTGTCATCGACGACTCGGGCTTCACGTCGGACGGGACCGCCGAGGGCTACAGTAGTTacatgaggacgacgacgacaggCGCGACAGCCACGAGAACCATGCCGGCCCCTCCGCCGTGGGACGCGGCCACCAAGGTCGCCCGTGGCTTCCCGCAGCGCATCAGGAGCCCGAGCGCGATCTGGATACCGAGCATcggggaggaggacgaggaggaggatgacgaggttGCCGTCCTGGAGGAGGACCGCGTGCCGCGGGAGTGGACGGCCCAGGTGGAGCCCGGCGTGCAGATCACCTTCGTCTCCATCCCGGGCGGCGCCGGCAACGACCTAAAGCGAATCCGCTTCAG CCGCGACATGTTCAACAAGTGGGAGGCGCAGCGGTGGTGGGGGGAGAACTACGACCGCGTGGTGGAGCTCTACAACGTGCAGACATTCAGCCGGCAGCAGGGCATCTCGACGCCGACGTCCTCCATCGACGACGCCACTCAG AGAGACTCGTTGTTCTACTCCCGCTCCGGCTCGACGAGGGAGAGCCCGGTGATCCTGCCGCCGACGGCAGCGGTGGGCAGGGAGCAGCCGATCGTCCGCGCCACTTCGTGcagggccatggcggcggcggcttccACGGCCCGAGCCGCGTGCAACCCGTCGTCCAGTGCCGTGCCGGACCCGTCGGACCACGTGTGGGCGCACCACTTCAACCTGCTCAACtccgcgccggcgccgccggctGCTCCGCACCTGGACCCGTCGCGCGCTACCACGTCGTCCCTGGACGAGGCGTCCGTGTCCGTGAGCAACGCGAGCGACCTGGAGGCCACGGAGTGGGTGGAGCAGGACGAGCCCGGCGTGTCGATCACCATCCGCGAGTTCGGCGACGGCACCCGCGAGCTCCGCCGCGTCCGCTTCAG CCGGGAGATGTTCGGCGAGGATAGGGCCAAGGTGTGGTGGGAGCAGAACAGAGACCGAATACACGCGCAGTACCTGTGA